A genomic window from Serratia liquefaciens includes:
- a CDS encoding amino acid ABC transporter permease: MSKQEVLKVVPARYPLRLVGALFSVFILAAIVQSVAANERWEWGVFAEWFFAPAVLSGLGQTLLLTLLGTLFSIIFGTLLALARLSRSYLLASLAWGYIWLFRSLPLILVLIILYNFSYLYDAISLGIPFTSLVFASYPTIDILSQFSVAVLGLTLVQSAYTAEIIRGGILGVEYGQHEAAAALGLPGYRRTFRIILPQALRSIVPTGFNEIISLAKGTSIVYVLALPELFYTIQVIYNRTQQVIPLLMVATVWYLFITTALSVIQYYIERYFARGAVRELPPTPWQKLAGWLKR, encoded by the coding sequence ATGTCCAAACAAGAAGTGTTAAAAGTGGTTCCTGCACGCTACCCGCTACGGCTGGTGGGCGCGCTGTTTTCAGTCTTTATTCTGGCGGCCATCGTCCAGTCGGTGGCGGCTAACGAACGTTGGGAATGGGGCGTCTTCGCCGAATGGTTCTTTGCACCTGCGGTGCTGTCGGGCTTGGGGCAGACCCTGCTGCTGACGCTGCTTGGTACCCTGTTCAGCATCATCTTCGGCACCCTGCTGGCGCTGGCGCGGCTGTCACGCTCTTATCTGCTGGCCTCGCTGGCATGGGGGTATATCTGGCTGTTCCGCTCACTGCCGCTGATTCTGGTGCTAATTATTCTGTATAACTTTTCATACCTGTACGATGCGATCTCGTTAGGAATTCCCTTTACTTCACTGGTGTTCGCCAGCTATCCGACCATCGATATTCTCAGCCAGTTCTCCGTGGCGGTGCTGGGGCTCACATTAGTGCAATCGGCCTATACCGCAGAAATCATCCGCGGCGGCATTCTCGGCGTGGAATATGGCCAGCATGAGGCAGCGGCGGCGCTCGGCCTGCCGGGCTATCGCCGCACTTTCCGCATTATCCTGCCGCAGGCGCTGCGCTCCATCGTGCCGACCGGTTTCAACGAAATCATCAGCCTGGCGAAAGGAACTTCAATCGTTTACGTATTGGCGCTGCCGGAGCTGTTTTACACCATTCAGGTGATCTACAACCGCACTCAGCAGGTGATTCCACTGCTGATGGTCGCCACGGTTTGGTACCTGTTCATCACTACCGCATTGTCGGTCATTCAGTATTACATCGAACGCTATTTCGCCCGGGGCGCGGTCCGCGAACTGCCGCCAACGCCATGGCAGAAACTGGCCGGCTGGTTA
- a CDS encoding GNAT family N-acetyltransferase, with translation MANDVFIQTLPNDPLIAPVIAGLFDEYRQRYGNYFGDQEQETLDLYAPPQGAFTVLLRAGEPIAMGAFKRYDPQTAELKRIWTRTDLRRQGLAQRVLQQLETLALEQGYRQLYLTTGFRQPEAVGLYLSNGYQPQFDPSVDSEVYSRPPYDGRLPFRKSLITADALCCAPERKIA, from the coding sequence ATGGCAAATGACGTTTTTATCCAAACGCTGCCGAACGATCCGCTGATCGCGCCGGTGATCGCCGGGCTGTTTGACGAGTACCGCCAACGCTACGGCAACTATTTTGGTGACCAGGAGCAGGAAACGCTGGATCTGTACGCCCCACCGCAGGGAGCCTTTACCGTGCTGCTGCGGGCCGGCGAGCCCATCGCCATGGGGGCCTTCAAACGCTACGATCCGCAAACTGCCGAGCTCAAACGTATCTGGACCCGAACAGACCTGCGCCGACAGGGGCTGGCGCAGCGGGTATTGCAGCAGCTGGAGACGCTGGCGCTGGAACAGGGTTATCGCCAGCTCTATCTGACCACCGGCTTTCGCCAGCCGGAAGCCGTGGGCCTGTATTTGAGCAACGGTTATCAACCGCAGTTCGATCCCAGCGTCGACAGTGAAGTTTACAGCCGCCCACCCTACGACGGCCGGCTGCCGTTTCGTAAAAGCCTGATAACAGCGGACGCACTCTGTTGCGCGCCGGAAAGGAAGATTGCCTAG
- a CDS encoding ABC transporter substrate-binding protein, with the protein MRKTFTVTAVAALLASLSLAGAALAAGTGIDLKANETRIHVAKNPQAIAKLPQGFHFVQPGNFTVAIAALNTPPLALFASDNKTLIGSESDIAQLVADSLGLELNVVQTSWEDWPLGVASGKYDAAITNVTVTKERKTRFDFATYRIDSLGFYVKSNGKIASIKEAKDIAGLKIIVGSGTNQEAILLEWDKQNQQQGLKPLQPVYVTDDAAATLALQSGRADAYFGPNVMGAYKAALNGRTKLAGTVDGGWPKVAHIAVTTKKGNGLVYAVNEALNGVIQGGQYDQVLNRWGESVERIPHSEINPQGLGD; encoded by the coding sequence ATGCGAAAAACCTTTACCGTCACCGCCGTTGCCGCACTGTTGGCTTCGTTGAGCCTGGCTGGCGCTGCCCTGGCAGCCGGCACCGGCATCGATTTAAAAGCCAATGAAACCCGTATCCACGTGGCTAAAAACCCACAGGCGATCGCTAAACTGCCGCAAGGCTTCCATTTCGTACAACCGGGCAATTTCACCGTGGCGATTGCCGCGCTCAACACCCCGCCGCTGGCGCTGTTCGCCTCGGACAATAAAACGTTGATTGGCAGCGAGTCCGACATCGCCCAGTTGGTTGCCGACAGCCTGGGCCTGGAACTTAACGTGGTGCAAACCTCTTGGGAAGACTGGCCGCTGGGCGTCGCCTCCGGAAAATACGACGCCGCTATCACTAACGTCACCGTGACCAAAGAGCGTAAGACACGCTTCGACTTCGCCACCTATCGCATCGATTCCCTCGGCTTCTACGTGAAATCGAACGGCAAGATCGCCTCGATTAAAGAGGCGAAAGACATTGCCGGGCTGAAGATCATCGTCGGCTCCGGCACCAACCAGGAAGCAATCTTGCTCGAGTGGGATAAACAGAACCAACAGCAAGGGCTGAAACCGCTGCAGCCTGTCTACGTCACCGATGACGCTGCCGCCACACTGGCTCTCCAGTCCGGCCGCGCCGATGCTTACTTCGGTCCCAATGTCATGGGTGCCTACAAGGCTGCGCTCAATGGCCGAACCAAACTGGCTGGCACGGTAGACGGCGGCTGGCCAAAAGTGGCACACATCGCCGTCACCACCAAAAAAGGCAATGGCCTGGTGTACGCAGTGAACGAAGCGCTGAACGGGGTGATCCAGGGCGGTCAATACGATCAGGTGCTGAATCGCTGGGGGGAAAGCGTCGAACGCATCCCGCATTCGGAGATCAACCCTCAAGGCTTGGGCGATTAG
- a CDS encoding LLM class flavin-dependent oxidoreductase — protein sequence MSNSANNQRQLRLGAILHGASGNMSAWRHPDATADASINLDFNIATAKKAEQGKLDFVFVADGLYINEKSIPHFLNRFEPLTLLAALSAATDKIGLVGTLSTSYSDPFTVARQFASLDHLSKGRAGWNVVTSPLEGSAKNFSRTEHPEHSLRYRIASEYLDVTKGLWDSWETDAFVRNKQSGEFFSAGKLHTLNHQGEFFSVQGPLNIGRTPQGRPILFQAGASEDGKQLAAKHADAIFTHHESQQQAQAFYQDVKKQLVEQGREPDDLRIFQGVSVIVGDDNEDVERQYWETARLVSIENALNYLGRYFEHYDFSRHPLDEPFPDIGDLGQNSFRSTTDAIKRNARERNLTLREVALEAASPRPVFGGTPEAVADGLQDWFDTQAADGFIISGGTPNSFNHFVDRVVPILQQRGLFRSDYSGDTLRDHLGLKQPLNQFTQ from the coding sequence GCCACCGCCGACGCCAGTATTAATCTCGATTTTAATATTGCCACGGCAAAGAAAGCCGAACAGGGTAAATTGGATTTCGTGTTTGTTGCCGACGGCTTATATATCAATGAGAAGTCCATCCCGCACTTCCTTAATCGTTTTGAACCGCTAACCCTGCTTGCCGCCCTGTCCGCCGCCACCGACAAAATCGGCCTGGTGGGCACACTATCCACCTCCTACAGCGATCCCTTTACCGTGGCGCGCCAGTTCGCCAGCCTCGATCATCTGAGTAAAGGCCGGGCGGGCTGGAACGTTGTCACCTCGCCACTGGAAGGATCGGCGAAGAATTTCTCGCGTACCGAACATCCAGAACACAGCTTGCGTTACCGCATTGCCAGCGAATACCTCGACGTGACCAAAGGGCTGTGGGACTCGTGGGAAACCGATGCCTTCGTGCGTAACAAGCAAAGCGGCGAATTTTTCAGCGCCGGAAAACTGCATACCCTGAACCATCAGGGGGAGTTCTTCTCGGTGCAGGGGCCACTGAATATCGGCCGCACACCTCAGGGCCGTCCGATCCTGTTCCAGGCGGGCGCTTCGGAAGACGGCAAGCAGTTGGCCGCCAAACACGCCGATGCCATTTTCACCCATCATGAATCGCAACAACAGGCGCAGGCATTTTATCAGGACGTCAAAAAACAGCTGGTGGAACAGGGGCGTGAACCGGATGACCTGCGGATTTTCCAGGGCGTCAGCGTGATTGTCGGTGACGACAATGAAGACGTAGAACGCCAGTATTGGGAAACCGCGCGCCTGGTCAGCATTGAAAATGCGCTCAATTACCTGGGCCGCTACTTTGAGCACTATGACTTCTCGCGCCACCCGCTGGATGAGCCCTTCCCGGACATTGGCGATCTGGGGCAGAACAGCTTTCGCAGCACCACCGACGCCATCAAACGCAACGCCCGGGAGCGCAATCTGACGCTGCGCGAAGTGGCGCTGGAAGCGGCCTCGCCGCGCCCGGTCTTCGGGGGAACGCCGGAAGCCGTGGCGGACGGCCTGCAAGACTGGTTCGACACCCAGGCTGCCGACGGTTTCATCATCAGCGGCGGTACGCCCAATTCATTCAACCACTTTGTCGACCGTGTGGTGCCCATTTTGCAACAACGTGGCCTGTTCCGCAGCGATTACAGCGGCGACACGCTGCGCGATCACCTTGGCCTGAAGCAGCCACTGAACCAATTTACTCAATAA